The Streptomyces pactum genome contains a region encoding:
- a CDS encoding GTP-binding protein yields the protein MDFKGFDQPGSPTAGDTRSVKVMIAGGFGTGKTTMVRSVSDIKPLTTEETLTQASAGVDHLIGVADKTQTTVSLDFGKISLNDTLMLYLFGTPGQERFWFLWNGLFKGALGAIVLVDTRRLASSFRAIEEMERQKVPFVIALNVFPDSRDYPVEEIRDALDIPPHTPVVAFDARDRAASRDVLVTLIRHLKDRSAAALEPR from the coding sequence GTGGACTTCAAAGGCTTTGACCAACCGGGGTCACCGACGGCCGGGGACACCCGCTCGGTGAAGGTGATGATCGCCGGCGGATTCGGCACGGGCAAGACCACCATGGTCCGCTCCGTCAGCGACATCAAGCCGCTGACCACCGAGGAGACCCTCACCCAGGCCAGCGCCGGCGTCGACCACCTCATCGGTGTCGCCGACAAGACGCAGACCACCGTGAGCCTGGACTTCGGCAAGATCAGCCTCAACGACACGCTGATGCTGTACCTGTTCGGCACCCCTGGCCAGGAGAGGTTCTGGTTCCTGTGGAACGGCCTGTTCAAGGGTGCGCTCGGCGCGATCGTCCTGGTGGACACGAGGCGGCTGGCCTCCAGTTTCCGGGCGATCGAGGAGATGGAACGGCAGAAGGTCCCCTTCGTCATCGCGCTCAACGTCTTCCCCGACTCCCGGGACTACCCCGTCGAGGAGATCCGGGACGCCCTCGACATCCCCCCGCACACGCCGGTCGTCGCCTTCGACGCCCGCGACCGCGCCGCCAGCCGCGACGTGCTCGTCACCCTGATACGGCACCTGAAGGACCGCTCGGCCGCCGCCCTGGAGCCACGATGA
- a CDS encoding DUF742 domain-containing protein, producing MSAPRRPTDPSGLERYYVLTGGRSGPGGSASTLDVATLVVSRAVPLPGMQHEHEEILRRCREPLSVAELGAHLHLPFNILAVLLSDLLQAGRIEARDPIPALDAGRGPDLALLEEVLSGLQRL from the coding sequence ATGAGTGCTCCCCGCCGACCGACCGATCCGTCCGGTCTCGAGCGCTACTACGTCCTCACCGGAGGGCGCAGCGGGCCGGGCGGTTCGGCGTCGACCCTCGACGTGGCGACCCTCGTCGTCTCCCGCGCCGTTCCCTTACCGGGCATGCAGCACGAGCACGAGGAGATCCTCCGGCGTTGCCGTGAACCGCTGTCGGTGGCCGAACTCGGCGCCCACCTCCACCTGCCCTTCAACATTCTCGCGGTGCTGCTGTCCGACCTGCTCCAGGCAGGCCGCATCGAAGCCCGTGATCCCATCCCGGCACTCGACGCCGGCCGCGGGCCCGACCTCGCGCTCCTTGAGGAGGTACTCAGTGGACTTCAAAGGCTTTGA
- a CDS encoding roadblock/LC7 domain-containing protein, producing the protein MTHQGTDVSWALRDLVESIQEIRFALVASSDGKAITSYGAEDPDDVDRFAAVVAGLQALAQPVAEQFPQHAGQLRLAMIEVDGGHLFVVRAGLETYLGVLAREGLDQGLLGHQMRDLARRMGELLGTTPRQEEHSG; encoded by the coding sequence ATGACGCACCAGGGAACCGACGTGAGCTGGGCGCTCCGCGACCTTGTGGAGAGCATCCAGGAGATCCGCTTCGCCCTCGTGGCCTCCAGCGACGGCAAGGCGATCACCTCCTACGGGGCCGAAGACCCCGACGACGTGGACCGTTTCGCCGCCGTGGTGGCCGGACTGCAGGCGCTGGCCCAGCCGGTCGCCGAACAGTTCCCGCAGCACGCGGGACAGTTGCGGCTCGCGATGATCGAAGTGGACGGCGGGCACCTCTTCGTCGTCCGCGCGGGCCTGGAGACGTATCTCGGCGTCCTCGCCCGCGAAGGCCTCGACCAGGGCCTGCTCGGCCATCAGATGCGCGACCTGGCCCGCAGGATGGGTGAACTCCTCGGCACCACTCCGCGCCAGGAGGAGCACTCTGGATGA
- a CDS encoding sensor histidine kinase — protein MELATPPPAARAPVAWYSWWLMPLGLGGGTVAATFMSSERISAAAAGVVATAAGTVCVRLLLRTRAQLRRSEDAHRAAQTEHSRQWQQHVAGLERKSSAERAGLEAQLTEQARTHEARLAEHGQAYEDRLAEQATTYETRLAEQNELWQERLSHQLAAVARLADEQLPDAMRRLRAGDAIDDILPTVEQCAKVGADLQAELRKVLRTALIGVEAEFDRSTSAEQAVIGVGNRIHVLTSKLRGRLHEMQGEHGRLPAVARGLMELDQAIGPADCLAASIGVLGGSDRPGRQWQEPQRLLSVMRGGIGRIKDFHRVQLRHLPELGVDGGLVDHLTLVFAHLLDNAARYSPPTEPVIVSGKEVPNGVGIEIQDSGKGLSEEKKREAEHALAGTSPGPGLGGISEDANIGLRVVGALARRYGIRVTFADSPWLGTSVVVVVPHKYFGPLPVATGATAPEAPAATAPPAAETPAPAPAPAPAPAAVPALTADGSGAVETTPGGLPRRRSRRGEPAAGQAPAPAPAAPTDGTGPAERGPVSAVPPDASFAGLAAFATAGRGSGVVAGVLPPPETADVRDTTTGGASTEHRTEESD, from the coding sequence ATGGAACTCGCCACTCCGCCACCGGCGGCGCGGGCCCCTGTCGCCTGGTATAGCTGGTGGCTGATGCCACTGGGCCTGGGAGGCGGGACGGTAGCCGCCACGTTCATGAGCTCGGAACGAATATCCGCGGCCGCCGCCGGTGTCGTCGCGACGGCCGCCGGTACCGTGTGCGTACGCCTCCTCCTGCGCACCCGGGCGCAACTGCGCCGGAGCGAGGACGCCCACCGCGCCGCGCAGACCGAGCACTCCCGGCAGTGGCAGCAGCACGTGGCCGGCCTGGAGCGCAAGTCCTCGGCCGAACGCGCCGGGCTGGAGGCACAGCTCACCGAGCAGGCGCGGACACACGAGGCGCGGCTGGCCGAACACGGCCAGGCCTACGAGGACCGGCTGGCCGAGCAGGCCACCACGTACGAGACCCGCCTCGCCGAACAGAACGAGCTCTGGCAGGAGCGGTTGAGCCACCAGCTCGCCGCGGTCGCCCGGCTCGCCGACGAGCAACTGCCCGACGCGATGCGCAGGCTGCGCGCCGGGGACGCCATCGACGACATCCTGCCGACCGTCGAGCAGTGCGCCAAGGTCGGTGCCGACCTCCAGGCCGAACTGCGCAAGGTGCTCAGGACCGCGCTGATCGGCGTGGAGGCTGAGTTCGACCGGTCGACCTCCGCCGAACAGGCCGTCATCGGCGTGGGTAACCGCATCCACGTCCTGACCAGCAAACTCCGTGGTCGGCTGCACGAGATGCAGGGTGAGCACGGGCGGCTGCCGGCCGTCGCCCGGGGCCTGATGGAACTCGACCAGGCCATCGGTCCCGCCGACTGCCTCGCCGCCAGCATCGGTGTGCTCGGCGGCTCCGACCGCCCGGGACGGCAGTGGCAGGAGCCGCAGCGCCTGCTGAGCGTGATGCGCGGCGGCATCGGCCGGATCAAGGACTTCCACCGCGTCCAACTGCGCCATCTGCCCGAGCTGGGTGTCGACGGCGGCCTGGTGGACCACCTCACGCTGGTCTTCGCCCACCTGCTGGACAACGCCGCGCGCTACTCACCGCCCACCGAGCCGGTGATCGTCTCCGGCAAGGAGGTCCCCAACGGTGTCGGCATCGAGATCCAGGACTCCGGCAAGGGCCTGAGCGAGGAGAAGAAGCGCGAGGCCGAGCACGCCCTCGCGGGCACCTCGCCCGGCCCCGGCCTCGGCGGCATCTCGGAGGACGCCAACATCGGTCTCCGCGTCGTCGGCGCCCTCGCCCGCCGTTACGGCATCCGGGTGACCTTCGCCGACTCGCCATGGCTGGGTACCTCTGTCGTAGTCGTTGTGCCGCACAAGTACTTCGGTCCGCTGCCGGTGGCCACCGGCGCCACCGCGCCGGAGGCGCCGGCCGCCACGGCACCACCCGCCGCCGAGACTCCCGCACCGGCACCGGCACCGGCACCCGCGCCCGCCGCCGTTCCGGCCCTCACCGCCGACGGCTCCGGCGCCGTGGAGACCACCCCGGGCGGACTGCCCCGCCGCCGGAGCAGGCGCGGCGAGCCGGCCGCCGGACAGGCCCCGGCCCCCGCGCCCGCCGCACCCACCGACGGGACCGGTCCGGCCGAACGGGGCCCCGTTTCCGCCGTTCCGCCGGACGCCTCCTTCGCCGGCCTCGCCGCGTTCGCCACCGCCGGACGCGGATCCGGCGTGGTGGCCGGCGTCCTGCCGCCACCGGAGACCGCCGACGTCCGTGACACGACCACCGGTGGCGCGTCCACCGAGCACCGCACTGAAGAGAGCGACTAG